In a genomic window of Deltaproteobacteria bacterium:
- a CDS encoding DUF4870 domain-containing protein: MADQNSVQNSSAGGSGLAPNVASLLCYLCSWVTGLIFILIEKNDKNVRFHAWQAIFFGGAVTALYIVGTVFTIILAFISSALASIFSLLMWLLMLGFMVLWVVLMVKAYQGERWKLPYLGDLAETQNNKS, encoded by the coding sequence ATGGCGGATCAAAATTCAGTTCAAAACTCTTCAGCGGGGGGTTCCGGGCTCGCTCCCAATGTGGCTTCGCTGCTTTGTTACCTCTGTTCATGGGTGACAGGGCTTATTTTTATACTCATTGAAAAAAATGACAAAAACGTTCGCTTTCATGCCTGGCAGGCCATTTTCTTCGGAGGAGCTGTCACTGCGTTATATATAGTAGGGACAGTGTTTACCATAATCTTGGCGTTTATTTCTTCGGCCTTGGCCAGTATTTTTAGTTTACTGATGTGGCTTCTCATGCTGGGTTTTATGGTGTTGTGGGTTGTTCTGATGGTTAAAGCCTATCAGGGGGAACGCTGGAAATTGCCTTACTTGGGAGATTTAGCAGAAACTCAGAACAATAAATCCTGA
- a CDS encoding NAD-dependent succinate-semialdehyde dehydrogenase yields MPLQSINPSSNEVIKIYEEISFDEIQIKLQAAENAHQAWRKTAFSHRAGLMKKAGQILLKRKEEFAKLIALEMGKPLKQGALEIEKCALVCDYYAENAEKFLSPEEVKTEALKSYVSFEPIGIVLAIMPWNFPFWQVFRFAVPALMAGNAGVLKHAFNVSGCALAIEDVFAEAGFPVHLFVTLLCDIPQIPKLIEHPLIKAITLTGSTRAGQTVAAQSGRAIKKTVLELGGSDAFLILEDADLDKTVTLACASRLLNAGQSCICAKRFIVVKSIQKEFEQRLSTEMNKVVLGDPFEAATTMGPMARMDLREALHRQVTESILKGAKLLLGGKIPGGKGAYYPPTILTEVKKGMPAYSEELFGPVATIIPVEDEEEAIFVANDTEFGLGAAVFTQDLKRGEEIAQKRLEAGCCYVNNMVRSDPRLPFGGIKGSGYGRELSHFGIREFVNIKTVCIHK; encoded by the coding sequence ATGCCACTCCAATCCATCAACCCCAGCAGCAATGAAGTTATAAAAATTTACGAAGAAATCTCTTTTGATGAAATTCAAATCAAACTTCAAGCCGCCGAAAATGCCCATCAAGCTTGGCGAAAAACTGCATTTTCACATCGTGCGGGCTTGATGAAAAAAGCAGGGCAGATCCTCCTGAAAAGAAAAGAAGAGTTTGCAAAGCTCATCGCTTTGGAAATGGGAAAACCTCTCAAACAAGGAGCGTTGGAAATAGAAAAGTGTGCCTTGGTTTGTGATTATTACGCAGAAAATGCAGAGAAATTTTTAAGCCCTGAAGAAGTAAAAACGGAAGCCTTAAAAAGCTACGTAAGTTTTGAACCCATCGGTATTGTGCTCGCCATCATGCCCTGGAACTTTCCTTTTTGGCAGGTCTTTCGTTTTGCAGTTCCGGCGCTCATGGCCGGCAATGCAGGAGTTTTAAAACATGCTTTTAACGTGAGTGGTTGCGCCCTTGCCATTGAAGATGTGTTTGCAGAAGCGGGGTTCCCAGTCCATTTGTTTGTGACGCTACTTTGCGATATTCCACAAATACCCAAACTCATTGAGCATCCTTTAATTAAAGCAATCACCTTAACAGGGAGTACCCGTGCGGGTCAGACGGTAGCAGCCCAATCGGGAAGAGCCATCAAGAAAACCGTTTTAGAATTAGGTGGCTCGGATGCCTTTCTGATTTTGGAAGATGCCGACTTGGATAAAACCGTTACCTTAGCTTGCGCTTCGCGTTTGTTAAATGCCGGTCAAAGCTGTATTTGTGCCAAGCGATTTATTGTGGTGAAAAGTATTCAAAAAGAATTTGAACAAAGATTAAGTACAGAGATGAATAAAGTGGTGCTGGGAGATCCCTTTGAAGCCGCAACTACTATGGGTCCCATGGCTAGGATGGATCTTCGAGAGGCCTTGCATCGTCAGGTGACGGAAAGTATTTTGAAAGGGGCGAAACTTCTTTTGGGTGGAAAAATTCCGGGAGGGAAGGGGGCCTATTATCCTCCTACTATTTTGACAGAAGTGAAAAAAGGAATGCCCGCTTACTCCGAAGAACTGTTTGGTCCCGTGGCGACCATTATTCCTGTTGAAGATGAAGAAGAAGCTATTTTTGTGGCCAACGATACGGAGTTTGGCTTGGGCGCTGCAGTATTTACCCAAGATTTAAAACGCGGTGAAGAAATTGCCCAGAAACGCCTGGAAGCCGGATGCTGTTACGTAAACAACATGGTGCGATCGGATCCACGACTTCCTTTTGGAGGAATAAAAGGCTCCGGATACGGACGGGAACTTTCGC